The genomic DNA GCCAACTATCTGGAAAAACATCTGCGCGACGTGATCGCCATGGTGGAAAAGCGCCGGGCGGTCGAATTGCTGGCCATCGGCATTGGCCATGACGTCACGCGCTACTACGACCGCGCCGTGACGATCACGGATGTGGATCAGCTGGCCGGCGCGATGACTGAGCAACTGGCGGCGCTGTTTGACAGCGATCCCCGCGCCCGCGCGCGCGTGATGGGCATGCGCCGGGTCGGTTGATCGTCACTACGCCGTGGCCGCGATCAGCACGGCGGGCACTGGCACAGTCCAAGGGCCTGCATCGCCGCACAGCGCCTTGATCCGATCGACGATCGCCGTACGGATCGCTGCCTTGGCCGCGTCCGGTTGTGGCCTGAGCAACGCCCCGCCACGCACGGTGCCCTGAAGAAAGTAATCGAACACATCGCCGGGATCGTCCATTTGCCAGACGGCAGGAATGATGGTGCGCGTTACCGCCGAAAATCCGGCGTTATTGAGCGCAGTTTCCGCCACATCCGCATCTGCGAATTCATGGGTTGCCGGGCCCGACGGCAGGGCAACGGATGGATCGCCATGGGCCGCAATCGCACCAAAGACGATGGGAAATGCCGATACCGGATCATCGCCCCGCCAAACGGTATAGGCAAACCGCCCGCCGGAACGCAGAACGCGGTGCGCCTCGGCAAAGGCGCGGTCAGGATAGGGGATATGCGGCACGCCAAAGCCGATGGTCACGGCATCGAATGAGTCTGCCTCGAACGGCAGCGCCATCGCATCACCCTGAACGAACCGCGCCTCTGGCACTGCCGCGCGCGCCATGTCCAGCATGGCGTCAGAGAAATCGAGCCCCGTCACGTCCGCGCCTGCCCGCATCAGGCCGCGCGCCACGTTGCCGTGTCCGCAACACAGATCCAGTGCGCGTATGCCCGGCCGGGCGCGCACCGCGTCCACCATGCCCGGCACGCATTGCGTCGCCGCGGTGGCGAAATGCGCGGCATAATCTGCGGCGGTGGCCGGATCGGACCAACCGGCCTCTTCCAGCCGATGGAAGGCGTCAAAATCGGACATGGTACAGCTCCGTGGTTGCGGTCGCATCCTCAGCATAACATATCTGTACAGACACAGCTGCATCCCGTGGCAAGGGCTGGTCATTTCCGCCCGTCTACGCGAAAACGGCCAAACGCGCATTTCGAGAAAGGTCCGCCCGATGTTTCAGTCGTTCCAAGACAAGGCCAACCCAGAGCAAGGCCCTGCCCGCCTTGCCATGTTGCGCGACGCGATGGCGCGTGCCGGGCTTGACGGGTTTCTGGTGCCGCGCGCGGATGCACATCAGGGTGAATATGTGGCACCCGGCGACGAACGGCTGGCATGGTTGACCGGATTCACCGGATCGGCGGGCTTTGCCGCGATCACGGCAGAGCGGGCGGGCGTTTTTGTCGATGGGCGTTACCGCACTCAGGTCCGGGTGCAAACCGATCCGACAGCGTTTCAGCCGGTGGACTGGCCCGAGACGAAGCTGGCCGAATGGCTGACCGAGACGCTGACCGGCGGCGGGCGCGTGGGTTATGACACATGGCTGCACACACCAACCGAGATTGGCGCGCTGACCGAGGCGCTGGCCGCGACCGGGATCACGCTGGTTCCATCGGCCAATCTGGTCGATGCGATCTGGACGGATCGCCCCGGCCCGCCGATGGGGCAGATCACCGCCTATCCCGACGATCTGGCAGGTGAGACGACCGCGGACAAGCGCACGCGTCTGGCCGCCAGCCTGCGTGCGGATGGGGCGCGTGCAGCGGTCCTAAGCCTGCCCGACAGCATCGCATGGCTGCTGAACATCCGGGGCGCGGATATTCCACGCAACCCGGTCGCACATGGCTTTGCCATTTTGCATGATGACGGGCGCACGCAGCTATTTGTAAATCCGGCCAAGCTGGAAAGCTTGCCTGCCAGTTGCAACGCCGATGGCGTCAGCGCCCATTCCGATACGGAATTGGTCACTTCGCTGGCGCAGCTTACCGGGCCGGTGCGGCTGGATAAATCCAGCATACCTGTGGCAATTGCCGATATTCTGGCCGATGCCGGGATCCCCCATCAGTACGGGCCGGAGCCGTGCACATTACCCAAGGCGCGCAAAAATGCCGCGCAACTGGATGCAACCCGCGCGGCCCATCTGCGCGACGGCGCGGCGGTCTGCGAGGCATTGGCATGGCTCGATGCACAGGCCCCCGGCAGCGTGACCGAAATCGACGTGGTCACACATCTGGAGGAATGCCGTCGCACGGTTGGCGCGCGTCTGGACGGCGACACCGGCGCGCTGCTGGACATCAGCTTTGACACCATCGCGGGCAGTGGGCCGAATGGCGCGCTGGCACATTACCGGGTGTCTGAGGTATCGAACCGGGTGTTGCAGGACGGGGATCTGTTGGTTCTGGACAGCGGCGGGCAATATATTGACGGCACGACCGACATTACCCGCACAGTGCCGATCGGCGATCCCGGCCCAGACGAACGCGCGGCCTTTACCCGAGTGCTACAAGGCATGATCGCGATCAGCCGGTTGCGCTGGCCCGCGGGCTTGTCGGGCCGGGATCTGGACCCGATCGCACGTTATCCGTTGTGGCTGGCGGATCAGGACTACAACCACGGCACCGGGCATGGCATCGGCGTTTTTCTATGTGTCCATGAGGGCCCCCAGCGCATCAGCCGGATCAGCGAAGTGCCGCTGGAGCCGGGGATGATCGTATCAAACGAACCGGGTTATTACCGCGAGGGTGCCTTTGGCATCCGGATCGAGAATATCGTCGTCGTGCAGGACGCCGAGCCGCTGGAAGGTGCCGATTTTACCGGCAAGCTGAGTTTCGAGACGCTGAACTATGTGCCCATCGACCGGCGGCTGATCGACGTGGATCGGCTGAGCGGTGATGAACGGGACTGGCTGGATGATTACCACATGATTTGCGCCGAGCGCATCGGTCCGCATCTGGAAGGTGATGCACAGGCATGGCTGGAAGAGGCAACGCGTCCGTTGTGACATAAACGTGGTGAACGCGCGGTATTGTGGTTAGGGTTATCGACGACAAAGAAGGAACAACCACATGCCGCATATCAAGATCCGCAAGGCGCAAGGGACTTGGGTCGTCCGCGCTGGCGGGGCCGTTCTGGCCGAAACCGCCAACGCGCTGGAGTTGAACGAGGGCGACCACCCTGCCGTCATCTACTTTCCGCGCAGCGATGTTGCGATGGCGTTTCTCGATATCAGTGACCAGACCACCCGTAGCCCGCACAAGGGGCAGGCCAATTATTACAACATCGTCACCAAAAGCCATACATTGGAAAATGCTGGCTGGAGCTATGAAGACCCGAAACCGGATGTCGCAGCCATCAAGGGTTATCTGGCATTTCATTCCAGCGACACGGTGACAGTCGAGGGTATCTGACATCAAATCAAAAGGTGACATTGTAAATGGTGATTTTCAAACAAGCACATTCATCCACGACCACGGCACCTGACTTGGCGGAGGTGCGTCGATCCGCGCCCGTCATGTGTATTGTCGCAGGAGTCTCGGCACTGCTGGCTGGCGGGTTCGCGAGCATTGAGGCGGCCCATGCCGGCGGCATTGAGAACGTCGGCAGCGTCGCGGACGCACCGTGGCAGGTAGGAATATGGCACAAGGGGATGGGCAACCATCTTTGTGGCGGTGCATTGATCGCGCCAGATTGGGTTCTGACTGCCGCCAACTGCACAGCCGACGACGTCGCCCCGATGGACCAAATCGAAATCGTTGCCGGGACGACCGACCTGCGCAACGGCGGCGAGCGTCTGGGTATCGCAGAAATTATTCCGCACCCGAATCATGACGCCGACAACCAGCGCAACAACATCGCACTGGTGCGGCTTGCCACGCCCAGCACATTGGGTACGCCGGTGTCGCTGCCCGAGATCGGCAGCATCACAGACGCGGGCACCGTGCTGAGCGTGACCGGTTGGGGTTCCGCCAAAACGACGACCGAGGGCGACGTCACCCGCGCGATGAAGCGCATTGATCTGCCTGCGGTGTCGACAGCGCGCTGCAATGAACCACAAAGTTATGATGGGCTGGTTTCCGACGACATGCTGTGTGCTGGCTTTGAGCAGGGCGGCATTGACGCCTGTGCTGGCTTTGGCGGCAGCCCCGCCGTTCACAAGCAGGATGGTCAGGTCGAGGTGGTCGGTATCGTCAGCTGGGGTCTGGGCTGTGGTCAGCCCGACAAGTTCGGCGTCTACACCAGAGTGTCTGCCTTCACGGATTGGATCACATCAACGCTTCATTGATGCGCCAGCGACATTCCACCTGAAAATATGCGCCATGCAACATTTTGTTCAGAACTTACTGAACCAAATGTGCTGTTCGGCGTTGGTGGGATGTAACTTGGAAGGAGATGAAGAAATGTTCGACCTCAAACAGCAAGACAACCTGCTGATCGTCACCCTCTCGGGCAAGGTCACAGCCGATGAAGTGACGGCGTTCTATGATCATTTCAATACTGTCATCGCTGATATCGACCGTATCGGTATGGTGATTGATGTGACCGGTTTCGACGATATGACCGGTGATGCCATCGCGCGGGATATTCCGCTCGAGCTTGGCCTGATGGACCAGATGGGCAAATTTCCAAAGGCGGCTGTCGTGTCAGACAAGGAATTCATCGCGGCGGCGGCTCATGCGTTGAACCCGCTGGTTCCGGTAATCGACATCCGCGTGTTCCGTGCAAACGACATGCAGGCAGCCAAGGAGTTTGCCACGGACCTGCCGCCGAAAAAGCCCAAGGGCAAGGGCATCTATATGATGGACAAGTCCACGCCCGAAGTCATGGCCTTTGAGATTGACGGATATATGGACGATGACGAGATGGAAACCGTCAGCAAGGACGTGCTCGCCCGTCTGGAGAGTGGCAAGGAATTTAGCGCCTTGGTCAAGATCAAGTCCTTTGGCGGGTTCGATCCGGGCATCCTGACCCAAGGTTCGTTCTATCAGATGAAGTTCGGCTCGATCAAAAACCTGAAGAAATATGCCATTGTGACAGATGAAACGTGGATGAAACCGCTGCTCGGCTTTGCCGGATCGGTCTCGGGCGTAGAGATGAAGCGTTTCTCGCTGGCGGAAGAACAGGCCGCCTGGGACTGGGTGCGCAGCTAGGGTCAGGTCGAGGCGGTAGCGCCCCGCTGCCTGCGCCGGGACGTCCTATGTCAAACCGACAGTCTCGGCGCGGCACCTGAACCGCTCAGCTGTGTTCTTCCTGACTGACGGCGGCCAGCGCGTTATTGAATGCCTTGAGCGCATCGACATGAAACAGCGCGCCCAACAGTTCTGGCGGCGCACCTTCGCCCGCGAGCGAAACGACCGGAATATACAGAACGCCCGTACGATCAAAGATCGGCATTGCCGCCTCTAGCGTGGCGTTGCGGTCGATATAGATACCGTCCTCGATCATTTCCCAACAGGCCTCGGCGGGCGCAGCACGTTCATGTTCGATGTCGCGCATCAGCGTGGCAACGCGGGTCATCGACAGCAGATATGCCTGCGGCCCCGCCGCCAGATGGGTGCCGCGCCGTTCCAGCAGCGTCAGGAAAAACGAGCGATCCACCAACCGACTGGCCAGCGCAGTGGACATTGATACCGCAACCATCACCGCGAGGCCGGTCTGCCAGTCGCCGGTCATCTCGAACACGATGAGCGTCGTCGAGATCGGTGCACCCAGCACCGCCGCCGCCACCGCGCCCATCCCCGCCAGCGCATAGAGCGTGTGCGCCCCGGATACTTCGGGAAAGATCGCCGTGGCGATGAGGCCGAATGCCAGCCCGGTCAGCGCGCCGACCATCAGCGACGGCGAGAACATACCGCCGCCCATACGCCCGCCAAAGGTGATCGCGACCGCCGTGACCTTGAGAACCGCAAAAACGATGGCCTCGTGCAGGATCAACTGGCCGGTCAGCGCGGCACTTGTCGTCTCGTAGCCGACGCCGATGATATGCGGGAACCAGATCGCCAGCGCCCCCAGTGCCGCGCCCGAGAACGCAGGCCGCAACCAACGGGGCAAACCCACGGCGCGCTGCATTTCGTCGCCGATATCCTCGGCAAAGAACACGGCGTACATCAGCACCGTTGCGACAACACCACAAATCAGCCCCAGCAGCAGGAAGGCCGGCAATTCCTGATAGAATTCCAGCGCGGTGGACACGGGCAGCGTAAATTCGGTGATGTCACCGAATTCCAGCCGGTTGATCACTGTGCCCGCGACCGAGGCAATCACGATGGGCGCAAAGGCGTGGACCGCGAAATGCCGCAACACCACTTCGAGTGCAAAGAGCGCACCGGCAATCGGCGCGTTGAAGCTGGCGGACACGGCGGCCGCCACAGCGCAACCCAGCAGGTCGCGGCCGGTGATGCCGTTGGCATTGATGCGATTGCTGACCCAGCTGGACACCACCCCCGCCAGATGCACCACCGGGCCTTCGCGCCCCGAAGAGCCCCCGGTGCCCAGCGTGACCATGGAAGCCGCCGCCGAGGCCAGCCCGGCGCGTATTTCGACCCGGCCGTTGTTCATGGCCGCGCCTTCGATCACATCCGCAACCGAACGCACCCGCGCATCGGGGGTGAAATTATGCAGGATGAGGCCAACCACCAGCCCGCCGCAGATCGGCACGATCAGCAGCCAGTACCACGACAATCCCGATGCATAGCTGTGCAGCAACGTCGGATCGTCATTGCCGTAAACGATCATCTGTAACCAGCTGATCCCCTTGCGGAAAAAAAGCGCGGCAAAGCCTGCCCCGATCCCGATGATCAGCGCGATCACCCAGAACTGGAACTGGCTGGGACCGCGCGTCAGCATCACGCGCCATGCTTGTCGCAGCGCCCCCATCAGGGCGGTGACGTATTCGGATAGCTGAGATTTCTCTGGCTCGGTCATGCCGCTTTCACGTTCGTGTCTGCCGCGGCCTTTCGCGTCGTCGCGTCATGCTTTAGTCTGCCGCTCGCGCGGGGAGGATGATGCATGGCCGTGAACGAGGCAATTACCGCACTAGAGACCTTACTAGGCGAACGCTGTGTCCGGTCCAAGTCCGATCTGGACTTGCATGGCCGTTCTGAATCGCATTTTCCGCTCGCCCCACCGGATGCTGTTGCCTACCCGGAAACCACGCAGGAGGTGGCGCAGATCGTGCAAATCTGCGCACAACACCGCGTGCCGGTGATTGGTTGGGGCACTGGCACCTCGCTGGAGGGACAGGCACAGGCGTTTCTAGGTGGGGTTTGCGTGGATTTCAGCCGCATGAACGCCGTCGTCGCCATAAACACCGAGGACATGGATGTGCAGGTACAGCCCGGCCTGACGCGCGAGGCACTGAACAACGAACTGCGCGCCACTGGCCTGTTCTTTCCGGTCGATCCAGGGGCCAATGCCTCGCTTGGGGGGATGGCCTCTACCCGTGCGAGTGGCACGACGGCGGTGCGCTATGGTACGATGCGCGACAATGTGATGGGGTTGGAGGTGGTCACGTCGGACGGACGTATCATCCGCACTGGCACACGAGCGCGCAAATCGTCCTCGGGTTATGATCTGACCGGGCTTTTTGTCGGGGCCGAGGGGACTTTGGGCCTGATTACCGAGCTGACGTTGCGGCTGCATGGCCAACCTGAGGCGATCTCGGCCGCGGTCTGTGCCTTTGACGACGTGGGCGGCGCGGTGAGCGCGGTAATGGATACGATCCAGATGGGCCTGCCGATGGCGCGGATCGAGCTGATGGATGTGGCATCCGTGCGCGCGGTCAACAGCTATTCAAACATGGCGTTGCCCGAGAAGCCGCATCTGCTGCTGGAGTTTCACGGATCAGACAGCGGTGTTGCCGAATGTTCAGAGGTCTTTGGCGAGATCGCGCAGGGGCATGGCGGATCGGGATTTGACTGGGCGACCCGTGCCGAGGACCGCAACGCGCTGTGGACGATGCGGCACAATGCCTACTACGCCATCCTTGCCGCGCGCCCCGGTGCGCGGGCGGTGGTCACGGATATCTGCGTGCCGATATCAAAGTTGGCGCAGGCGGTAGAAGAAACCGCTGATGATTTGGCCGCGAACGGCGTGCAGGGGCCGATCCTGGGCCATGTGGGCGATGGTAATTTCCATGCGATCTTGCTGATTGACGCCGACAATGCGACCGAAGTTAAAGCCGCCGAAGCCGCATCCGCGCGGATGGTTGAACGTGCGCTCGCTCTGGGCGGTACGGCCACCGGCGAGCACGGGATCGGGATCGGCAAACTAGGCTACATGATCGCCGAACACGGGCAGGCATGGAATATGATGGGCGCAATCAAGTCCGCGCTGGATCCGCAGAACATTATGAACCCCGGCAAGCTGGTGCCGCCGCGCAACTGATCCGCTACTTTGGCAGGTGTGGTTCCAGTGACCTGCCCGCGTGTATCTGCGCGGCAAACCAGCGGTGAACCCTGCCCTTTTGCACGCGTGCAGTGCAACGCGCACTACGACGACCCGCCATATCGGGCATATCCGCCAGAAGCGTGGAGACAATCATTTCATCCAGCACCCAGCGCCCACTGACACCGCGTTTGCGGTCGTTCTGCTGGCGGGTGACCCATTGGCGCAGCCGTGGCGCGTCAACCTTGGCCGCATGTGGCGACACCGAGTAAAACCCGCAATTCACCCGTAGGCAAATATTGTCCAACAGCCGCGCTGCCGGATGAAAAACCTCTGGCACATCGCGTTTTTGCAGGTGGTTGAAGCGTTCAGGCGTGCCGTTGAAAAACCCGGTAAGCGCACAGGCCAGATCAATACCCTTTTGCGCCATGGCCCAGCCCAGTACCGGCTCTGGGAAGAGATCCCAGTCGTAATTGCGCACCAGATCGTCCAACGCGATGGGCGACGCCGCCCGAACCACTTTCAGATGCGCGGCCTCGTCCAGCCGTGTCCAGTCGTGCCGATTCCATGCATACATTACACACATCTCCAGTCCCGGTGAGGCAGGTCGGATGTGCCACACAGATCAAAATCACTACGACGGCAATCTGGACCAGCACCATGCGCATTTTTTGGAGCAAATGTGGCACCTTCGCGGCGTTTCACAAAACACGCTGAAATCGCTTGGCCCGCCGCCCAGACACAGATAGTCTGCGGCAATGCTCACCCGTATTTTGAATCTCTTCAAAGGCCACGAGCCTGACCCGCTGCCCGAACCTGATGCCCGACTGGCGCTAGGTGCGCTGATGGTGCGCGTGGCCAAATCCGACAGTGATTACCGGTTCGAGGAAATCAGCCTGATCGACCGGTTGCTGGCCCAGATGAACGGGCTGAACCCGGTAGAGGCCGCCAAAATGCGCGCGACCTGCGAAAAGATCGAAGCCGCAGCACCGGGCACCAAGAAATTCGCCCTGTTGATCCGCGAAACCGTCAGTTTCGAGGCCCGGTTAGAGGCGCATGAGGCGTTGTGGCAGGTGATGCTGGCTGATGGCGACAGTAACGATGCCGAACTGGCCGTGGTCACACAGGTACGCGAGGCACTGGGGCTGACCGAGGCCGATTGCGACGAGGCACGCGCACGGGTCGCCGCGAAATAAGCGTTTGGCGCGGGCCCGCGCCCGGCCTATATCTGCGGTATGATTGCTGATTTTCTCAAGCGCCTTGCCGCCCCGCAAACCGAACCCATTGACCAAACCGATGCACGGCTCGCACTGTCCGCCCTGCTGGTGCGCGTGGCGCGCACCGATGGCGACTATGCCACCAACGAGATCGCGCGCATCGACCGGATATTGGCCGCACGCTATAATCTGGACACCAGTGCCGCGCAGGCATTGCGCGCCGAGGCCGAGGCGGTCGAGGCCAGCGCGCCTGACACCGTCCGTTTTACCCGCGCGATCAAGGATGCCGTGGCCTACGAGGACCGCTTGGCTGTGATCGAGGCACTGTGGCAGGTCGCACTGGCCGATGGAGAGCGCGACGCCGAGGAGGACGCCATCGTGCGGATGGTCTCGAGCTTCCTTGGTGTCAACGACCGCGACAGCGCATTGGCCCGGCAGCGGGTTGCGCAGGCGTGATCGCCAGCCTGCCGATGTATGACCGCCCTGAAACGCGCGCAGCTAATGACGCGCTCTGGGCCGGGATTCGCGCGCAGCTATCTGAAGCGGCACCGCCAACACTGACCCGTGGCGGCGATCTGTGGAAACAATGGCAAAATCCCGATCTGATCCTGTCGCAAACCTGCGGTTATCCCTACCGCTCGCGCCTGCACGGGCAGGTACAGTTGGTTGGATCGCCGGTACATGACCTGCCGGGTTGCCCGCCGGGGCACTACAATTCGGTGATCATCGCGCGCGTGGATGATCCGCGCGCTGATCCCACTGATTTCGCCGATGCCCCTTTTGCTTATAACGAGGCGCTGTCGCAATCGGGCTGGGCCGCACCGCAGAACTACGCCGCCGCGCACGGCTTTCGGTTCTGCAATCCGGTGCAGAGCGGCGGACATATCGCCTCGGCCCGTGCCGTGGCCGAAGGCCGCGCCGACATCGCGGCGATTGACGCGCTGACATGGCTGCTGATCACGCGGCATGACGCATTCGCCGCCGGGCTGAGGGAAATCACCCGCACGCCGCCGACGCCCATCCTGCCCTATATCACAGCACACGGGCGCGACGCGGACGCGCTGGCCGGGGTGGTGTCATCCGCCATCGCCGCCCTGCCCGCGTTGCACCGCGAGACGCTGGCGCTGACCGGCCTTGCGCGCATTCCCGCCGCGCACTACCTGAGCGTGCCCAATCCGCCGCCGCCCGCGCCGGATACGCCCGTTTTGGACTGACCTTGCGTCAATTCGGACGAATTGCGCCGACCTGTGGCGTATTGCAAGTTGCATTGCGCCATTTTTTCCGCCCTATTGTCATCCTGACGCCGCGCCAAGACGGCTGGGAGAAACCTTGACCGACGCCACACCCGTTATCGAAATCACGAATCTGCACAAGGCCTATGGCGCTCTGGAAGTGATCAAGGGCGTGGATCTTACCGCCCATCGTGGCGATGTGGTGTCATTGATCGGATCGTCCGGGTCGGGCAAATCCACCATTCTGCGCTGCGCCAATCTGCTGGAGGACAGTCAGCAAGGTGATATCGTTTTCAAGGGCGAGCCGGTCAAATGGCGCGGCACCGGCCTGAACCGCCACCCCGCCGACGCCAAGCAGGTTTTGCGCATCCGCACCAATCTCAGTATGGTGTTCCAGCAGTTCAACCTTTGGGCGCACCTCACCATCCTGCAAAACGTGATGGAGGCACCGGTGACGGTGCTGGGGCGCGACCGCGCTGAGGTCGAGGCAGCGGCGCGCAAATATCTGGACAAGGTCGGCATTGGCGACAAATGTGACGTCTACCCTGCCCAACTGTCGGGCGGACAGCAGCAACGCGCGGCGATTGCACGGGCATTGGCAATGGAGCCTGAAGCCCTGCTCTTTGACGAGCCGACGTCGGCACTGGATCCGGAATTGGAACAGGAAGTGGTCCGGGTTATCAAGGATCTGGCCGCCGAAGGCCGGACCATGATGATCGTGACCCATGACATGAAGATGGCTGCAGATGTATCGGATCACACCGTATTTTTGCATCAAGGCTTGATCGAAGAACAAGGCGCCCCAAAGGACCTCTTTGGCGCTCCGAAATCAGACCGGCTGCGACAGTTTCTAAGCTCGACGATGGCCGACTGACCTGCAACCATACAACAATCACCACCAAGGGAGAAAAAAATGAAAAAGCTTATCCTTTCTACCGCTGCGCTGGCGCTGTCAGCGGGCATGGCCCTGTCGGCGGATACTGTCCGTCTGGGCACCGAAGGCGCCTATGCGCCATGGAACTTCATCAATGATGCCGGCGATGTCGACGGGTTCGAGCGCGAGCTGGGCGATGAACTGTGCAAACGCGCAGAGCTGGCCTGCGAGTGGGTTACAAACGAATGGGACAGCATCATCCCCAACCTCGTTTCGGGCAACTACGACGCGATCATCGCGGGCATGTCGATCACCGACGAGCGCGATGAAGTCATTGACTTTACCCAGAACTACACACCGCCAGACCCGTCGGCCTATCTGGGCATGAGTGAAGGCATTGATCTGTCCACCGGCGTCATCGCGGCGCAAACCGGCACAATCCAGGCCGGTTATGTCGCCGAGAGCGGCGCAACGCTGGTCGAATTCGCCACGCCCGAGGAAACCGTCGCTGCCGTGAAAAACGGCGAAGCGGATGCGGTTCTTGCCGATAAATCCTACCTCGCGCCCATCGCCGCAGAAGATGCGGACCTGATGTTCGTGGGCGAAGATGTGCCGCTGGGTGGTGGTGTCGGCATGGGCCTGCGCGAATCCGATGGCGAGCTGCGCGAGAAATTCGACGCGGCGATCCAGTCGATGAAGGATGATGGCACGCTCAACACCATGATCACGAAGTGGGAAGTGTCCTCGACCTTTGAATAAAACACGCAAGAGGGGGGCATCACGCTCCCCTCTTTTTCTTTTTCAACGACATTCGATTTTCTTTTCACCAAACGTTGCGGGCGCGGCTGATGTTTGATCCGATTCAATGCAGATTGTGGTCCGAGCCAACGATTTTGGCCGACAAGGGTCATGGCGAAGTGTTCGAGACGATAGAGACATTTCGCGACAGCAGCCACCACATGCGCGCACTGGTGCGGTGCCGTGAATGTGGCCAGAGGTATATCTTTGATTACCATGAAGAAATCGACTGGGAAACCGGGAACGATCCGACCTATCTGACCTACGTTCCGGTGCGAAATGACGCCGATATTGCGCAAATGCGGAACGTCCCGGATCAGATCGGTATCCTGCAATTTCATCCCCGGTTGCAGTATGATCGGCCAAATGGCCAACCCCGCTGGCTGAAGGACGACCAGCCTGCGCCGTCGAGGAAGCATTAAGTGTTCTCATTCTGCACAGACCCTGAAACACTCGGCTCGCTTCAGTGGTTGGCGTGTTACCTGACCACGGGCAAGCATATGCTGCTCTACATGAGCTTTGGCACGGTGCTGCTGCTGTTGGGGATCACGGCCCCCACGGCACTGGCGTTCGGGTTTGGGGGCGCGATGGCGGCCCGGTCGCGGATTTTGCCGATCAGTTGGCTGGGCAAGGCCTATATCGCGCTGGTGCGCGGCGTGCCCGACATCGCGTTTTTCCTGTTCTTCGTGATCGCGCTGGACCAGATGTTCGAATGGACGCGGCATCAGATCCTGTGCCCGGACTGGACCGAGCCAGTCCGGCAGGGCAATGATTTCGTCGTTTGCGCGGCGGCCAAGCTGCCGCTGTCCACCGCCCCGCAATGGATGCACGAAGTCTACGGTTTCTTTGTCGCCGTGCTGACCTTTGCCATCGTTTTTGGTGCGTTTGCCGCCAATGTCCTCTTTGGCGCGATGCGGGCTGTGCCCCGTGGCCAATTGGAGACGGCAGAAGCCTACGGCATGACACGGCGTCAGACGTTTCGGCGCATTCTGGTACCGCAGATGTGGGTCTATGCCCTGCCCGGCCTCAGCAACCTGTGGATGGTGCTGATCAAGGCAACGCCGCTGCTGTTCCTGCTGGGGGTCGAGGATATCGTTTATTGGGCGCGAGAATTGGGCGGCACGGCCAATCCGCGCTTTACCGACTATCCGCATGGCGACTGGCGGATGTGGTACTTCTTTGCGCTGCTGATTTTCTATCTGGGCTTTACCAAAGTGTCCGAAGTATTTCTGGGCAGGGTGATGACCCGCCTGACCCACGGGCAGGCCACGACGGGCGGCGAAGCCCAGAGAAAGGCGGCGAC from Roseovarius pelagicus includes the following:
- a CDS encoding transporter substrate-binding domain-containing protein translates to MKKLILSTAALALSAGMALSADTVRLGTEGAYAPWNFINDAGDVDGFERELGDELCKRAELACEWVTNEWDSIIPNLVSGNYDAIIAGMSITDERDEVIDFTQNYTPPDPSAYLGMSEGIDLSTGVIAAQTGTIQAGYVAESGATLVEFATPEETVAAVKNGEADAVLADKSYLAPIAAEDADLMFVGEDVPLGGGVGMGLRESDGELREKFDAAIQSMKDDGTLNTMITKWEVSSTFE
- a CDS encoding ABC transporter permease, producing MFSFCTDPETLGSLQWLACYLTTGKHMLLYMSFGTVLLLLGITAPTALAFGFGGAMAARSRILPISWLGKAYIALVRGVPDIAFFLFFVIALDQMFEWTRHQILCPDWTEPVRQGNDFVVCAAAKLPLSTAPQWMHEVYGFFVAVLTFAIVFGAFAANVLFGAMRAVPRGQLETAEAYGMTRRQTFRRILVPQMWVYALPGLSNLWMVLIKATPLLFLLGVEDIVYWARELGGTANPRFTDYPHGDWRMWYFFALLIFYLGFTKVSEVFLGRVMTRLTHGQATTGGEAQRKAAT